The DNA sequence GCTTCTTGTTCTCGGTGCCGGAACTCTTCCATTTGGAACCCTCTTTATTGAGCTTTTCTTCATCCTTTCCAGTATTTGGCTTGGGAGGTTCTATTATGTATTTGGTTTCCTGCTCGTTGTTCTTCTGCTGCTGATTATTGTTTGTGCGGAAGTATCTGTTGTCCTCACCTATATGCACCTTTGTGTGGAAGATTGGCAGTGGTGGTGGAAGGCATTCTTTGCCTCAGGTTCTGTTTCGCTGTATGTCTTCTTGTATTCAATTAACTATTTGGTTTTTGACCTTCAGAGTTTGAGCGGGCCAGTCTCAGCTACACTTTACCTTGGCTATTCGCTACTCATGGCAGTGGCAATCATGTTGGCCACTGGGACAGTTGGCTTCCTTACATCATTCTACTTCGTGCATTACTTGTTCTCATCCGTAAAGATAGATTGAGGTTCCTGCTGCTATCTCTCATTGACTCAGCGAAAAGATCAGTTGATCGATACTCTGCTGAGTTCATTTTGTAGCTTTGCTTGAATTGCAGAACAGTGAGTAGGCAACTGATGGTAATTGATCGCAATAGGCAATTGTGAATTGTTATATTACATATTGCAATATCTGCAATTTGTTCCCCTTCTCCCTGTCTCCCAAAGTGATTTGCTCGTTCTAGTATTCAACTAGTGTTGTAGCTCATTTTGTTTTAAGTACTTTAGTTTCATTTGATTAGGAACTTGTAACTTTTCAGACTCTCATTCCATTCCAATACTGAAAAGAAATCATTAGATGGATACTTCCAGATTTCATTGTGATTTTCAGTTCTTTGTgcattattttcttcttttttgttcttCCTTTACATTGATTGTGAACCGTAGTTAAGTTTATTTGAGCAAAGATCTCTCAACTCTTGGTAACCATACTTTATACCTTTAAATCAAGGAAGTAACAATATCTCTACCTGCAAACCAAGGAAAAAGCTGTGTAAGATATTTgtcttttctgttttttttttccatgaTCTCTATATCTCTTGTATTAAAAAGTCATCATATTTCTacgtatatatacatatacttTTCTCTAGGCCTATATGGtgaaaagaataagagttgatattttattataaattataattgtaATAATCTAGTACCCTGTATACTATATCATTGTTCAAAGCGACTCAAACCACGAGAGTACGATTGAATTTAGCACCAACATGCTGCAAGAAAAATGAATGAGATAGAGCTGTCTAGGCTGCAACTGGTGTACTGTTTTTGGTCACTTTAACTCCATTCCATTTATTCATTCTTTCTAACTTATGTAAGCAGGGAGAATATAATGTTTTCTGATCCAAGACTTTAGAGCTCCATGAATGGTCTATCAGAGATTGAAACAATACTACAAGCATActtatttttagtataatctagagTTTGCTTTCTAGCCCGATATTGAAAGATCATATTAAGAGTAACATTTTTGTGAAGATGCAGATCTATTGGCTGGTCTCAGTTAAAAGGATCAGCATGATCTTGGTTTTCTTGTTGCTTTGCTATGCTTGAAGTCATGTAAATTTTAATATCTTCTGTTGTGGCattgaacaaaaataaaattttgttgattgttaaaGTAGCTGCGAACCCTTACAGTGGTTATATTATATCTGGTGTTTGTATGGTTTTCACCTATGTCTCTTCCCCTCTAAGATTGCAGTCAAGCCACTGAGATTTCTTCATGTACTTGTTGACTTGGTTATCATGAATTTCATCTTACATCTATGTTCTCTGACTCTGTTCGGAACCTACAGGCTAGTTTCTGCGACAAAGGGCAAACAGTTTGTACTTTTAAGTTGTAAAtgaaaatttattgtttttctgaTTTAGTTGAGTAAAGAAACAAAGGCTTCTTTGTGTATACTAGAATTAAAAGGGAAGTGAAGTTTTATTTAAGCAATTCATCTCCTTCACCCCAGTTCAAACGAGATTGCTTTATGATGAGCAAATAGATCCTCCACTTCCTTTCCCTACTTAAAATAGTGCGATTCTTAAACCTTGTTTTAGTTGTGTTTTTGTTCAACGCAGGTAGCAATTCACTTCGAGATGTTTAGAAAAGAGTAAACAgacatgacaaaaaaaaaaaaaaagtaaaatgaTTAACGGAGGGATAGGGAATAGAGAAGTATTCATGGTTATCGAATCACAATTCACAAATTGAATTCTTGATAAATGTTGAATAGTATTTAACTATAAAATGTATATATACAATACAAAATGGCAAGTGCTCCGGAGTTGTTACGCTCAAAATTTAAGTGACAACTTTGTCCTCCTTAATTGTTCAACTTAATTTTACCATTCCCGACCTAGactttcttggaagtttatggGTGATCAGTGCTGTGTGCTGGAAGCATTGGGAGTTATGGCCTAAAATATTAAAGTAATCACtcttaaaattaagataatatatCCACATATGATAGGTTTAGGATTAAATTCCTTACTTTATCACTTCAAAGGATCTAAATTCAAATAGAAAGTCAGCATAAAACCCTTGCTGGCTCGGGCTAAAAACATAATTTTATTTCATGATAACATATATAAAGAAAGTTATTTTGATGCAGGTTCACATCTCTAGTAAGACAACATGTGTTacaagtacccaacatggcaATATCACAATGTTATCAAcactaacaataataataaacagaGCAACACAGCCGTGGAAGCTTAACCAGTGTTTTGCATGCCAGCAGCTATACCCTTCATTGTCAGGATGAGGGTATCCTCCAAACCAGGGGCATACTCGCTTTTCGGGTTGAGTTTAACAAGCTCTGCCGCCGGCTTGCTAGATTCAGTGTAATCCTTGCATAGGTGAGGCTTCAAGTTCACATGGTAGTCAGGGTCGCGGATTCGCTTCAGAGTGTAGGCTTGCAAGACATTGAGAGTTGTGATGTAAGAATCACGAATCCGAAGTCTTTGCTTTAGGTAAGGGTCTCCTTCAAGGAGATCTTTGTGCCCAGCAACCTACAAAGAGTATGTAGCAAAAATTATCAATACTGTAGGGAcaataaaatgaataaatagatatataaattcattttcattttcactgTTCCAGAAGCACGATGAAACTAGAATGATGGAGAGTGTGTATTCCAACAGGGGAACCCATCTTGAATCTTCTACATCAGATCAAGTTTCGAGGTTCTCATGTCCGTTTGGTGGGGATTAAGATTGGGGTGAAAATTTACATTACATGAAACTCATCCATGAAAATTTCCACCCGAATTTTACCCCTTaactaaacaaacttctaatATTTAAACTACTAATAAAAAGTACAAGAACAATGTTCTACaattacatattacatatatGACGTGTCATCTATAACAGAGTGACAAGGGCAACCCAGTGCAAAAATATCACTCAAAAGGTGTAATGTAGACAACCGAACGTGATAATTACATATCAGTGGCTGCTCTACGGCTTGAACCCATGATCTTAAGATAAAGCATTAAAAGAACCCAAGCAGTCAAATTATTAAGCAGAAGTCATACACTACCTGAAGGAGAAGGCTCTTGGTTTCTTCATATTTAGACTTTAAACGCTCACCAAACAGCCATAGTTCTTCTGACACTAGGAGTTTGTCATATAGAGCTGCAATCCCAGGGTCTCCCTTTGCAAACACCATTTCAACTAAGTCAAGGGTGACCCTAAAGAAAGGCCATTGGTTATACATATCGCGAAGCATTTGGAGATTCTTTGGATCCTTCTCAATTACATGCTTAAATGCCTTCCCAAAGCCAAGCCATACAGGCAAGTGAAACCTTGTCTGAGTCCATGCAAAGATCCATGGTATAGCACGGAGCGATTCTATTCCTCCACTTGGCTTTCGTTTTGATGGACGACTGCCGATGTTCATTCTTCCATACTCCAACTCGGGAGTTGCCTGTAGTTCACAATTTTCAGAAGTTAAAAAAAGGTACATAAGGAATCTGCAACatcattaattttgtgactGTTGTGGAATAACAAAAGATAGTTTTACTTAAATAATCAGATATTCATATTCCAATCAAACCAGAGACttttaaacaaataaattattcacaaaatttacaaagaaatAGATATATTAATAAGCATTCGtaaacattttttcttttataaaagtAAGCACTATAAACATTATTAACAAAAACTTGAATGTCAAAAATGTTAAAAGTATTTGTCAGGTGTCATGTTAATTTAACATTTAAGCATACCATACTTAATTACTATTCACTAGATTTTCAAGTGCAACTTACCAGTTCTCATATCAAGTTTAAAAATTGATCATAAGTAAGATTAGCATAGAAAACTACTTACACATCGGAAGTATTCAACAAAACGTGGTTCCTGGAAGACAACAGAGCGGTACTCCTTTGTAGCAATGACAGCCATCTCATCCATGAGAGCACGCCATTCTGGCTTTGGCGACACAGGAGAATGCATTCCATGCTCCAGTGTAGCAGCAGTGAAACGCTGAAGTGTTCTGAAGCACAAGTGCTCTTCTCCAAATGACTGTTCAATAACTTCACCTTGAATTGTCACTCTAAGCGAGCCGTGGATAGTGTCTGGTGGCTGAGATAGTATAGCCAGATGAGTGGGACCTCCTCCTCTTCCCACAGTCCCTCCTCTGCCATGGAACATGGTAAGCTTAACACCAAACTCCTTAGCAACTTTTATGAGCTCTTCTTGAGCCTTGTAAAGCGCCCATGCTGCAGATAGACGGCCAGCGTCTTTCCCGGAGTCAGAGTACCCAATCATAACTTCCTGTTTACCATCAATACGGTTTCTATACCAATCTATAGAGAATAGGCAGGCTAATGCAGAAGGAGCAGCCTCGAGATCAGCAAGCTTTTCAAACAATGGGACAACTCTTAGTGGCTGCTTCACATGACATTCACGTTGTAAAAGCTCTACAGCAAGCACATCAGATGCAGCTGTTGCCATTGAGATGATATAGGCACCAAAGCTATCGGAAGGAAGTTCCGCAATGACACGGAAGGTTTCCAACACATCTGTAATTTCTTCTGTTTTCGGAAGATCAGGCCCATAGAGAGGGCGCCTTCCACTGAGCTCGGACAATAGCCATTGCTGCCTGCGTTCCTCGGACCATTCTCGATAAGATCCGAGCTCCAAGTGGTTTGTAATAGCATCCATAACATCAGTGTGCCTGTCCGATTCTTGACGGATGTCGAGTCTTACAAGTGAAAGTCCAAAGGTGGAAACTTGCCGCAAGAAATCAAGAAGGCTTCCATCTGCTATTGGTTGGTCACCACATGCACATAGTGACCTATAACATAGCTCAAGAGGCTCCAGAAACTACAAGAAAACAATGAAGGACAAAGAGTTTAAAATACATTATATAAATATCACTATATCGATATTATTCTCTGGGCAACAACAACCTTATTCCACTAACTACTGAATGGAGGATGATACCTGTTCAACATTCGTGAAGGTTGTCTCTTCAGGGATTTCAGAGGTCCCATTGGCTAATAACTGCCTGGCATGCTCACGTGTATTATATAGTTTGTCCCTCACATCACCAAGAATAACACGATAGGGCTCATTTGGAGGAACTTGTTTCCAGAACTCTGCAGTAATGAAGAATTTATTACATCATTTAATATAACCTACCGATCAAAAGGACAAACTCTGAATATTTGCTCAGAAGTTTAAAGTGCtcaattttgaaattatttgtCTTAAAAGAACTTAAAAGTTTAGAGTTTATATTTAGAACAAAATAATATCAACTTTTCATACCAATATAGTGTTTTGCATCACTCTTTGAGGACCTAAGGAGTTCATCGACGTGAACACGAAGCTCATCACTGCAGCGCCACATTGACAACTGTCAAGagcaaacaaaaataaaaggtaAGAACAGTGCTATAAATGATAACGTAAAATAAATCATGAATAAAGACCTGCAATATTTGATACCTCAAACATGAGATCCTCAAT is a window from the Arachis stenosperma cultivar V10309 chromosome 3, arast.V10309.gnm1.PFL2, whole genome shotgun sequence genome containing:
- the LOC130968979 gene encoding phosphoenolpyruvate carboxylase-like; translation: MATKKVEKMASIDAQLRLLAPSKVSDDDKLVEYDALLLDRFLDILQDLHGPDIRETVQDCYELSAEYEGENDPHKLEELGNMLTGLDAGDSIVVAKSFSHMLNLANLAEEVQIAYRRRIKLLKKGDFVDENSAITESDLEETFKRLVNQMNKTPQEVFDALKNQTVDLVLTAHPTQSVRRSLLQKHGRIRNCLTQLYAKDITPDDRQELDEALQREIQAAFRTDEIRRTPPTPQDEMRAGMSYFHETIWKGIPKFLRRVDTALKNIGINERVPYSAPVIQFSSWMGGDRDGNPRVTPEVTRDVCLLARMMAANLYFSQIEDLMFELSMWRCSDELRVHVDELLRSSKSDAKHYIEFWKQVPPNEPYRVILGDVRDKLYNTREHARQLLANGTSEIPEETTFTNVEQFLEPLELCYRSLCACGDQPIADGSLLDFLRQVSTFGLSLVRLDIRQESDRHTDVMDAITNHLELGSYREWSEERRQQWLLSELSGRRPLYGPDLPKTEEITDVLETFRVIAELPSDSFGAYIISMATAASDVLAVELLQRECHVKQPLRVVPLFEKLADLEAAPSALACLFSIDWYRNRIDGKQEVMIGYSDSGKDAGRLSAAWALYKAQEELIKVAKEFGVKLTMFHGRGGTVGRGGGPTHLAILSQPPDTIHGSLRVTIQGEVIEQSFGEEHLCFRTLQRFTAATLEHGMHSPVSPKPEWRALMDEMAVIATKEYRSVVFQEPRFVEYFRCATPELEYGRMNIGSRPSKRKPSGGIESLRAIPWIFAWTQTRFHLPVWLGFGKAFKHVIEKDPKNLQMLRDMYNQWPFFRVTLDLVEMVFAKGDPGIAALYDKLLVSEELWLFGERLKSKYEETKSLLLQVAGHKDLLEGDPYLKQRLRIRDSYITTLNVLQAYTLKRIRDPDYHVNLKPHLCKDYTESSKPAAELVKLNPKSEYAPGLEDTLILTMKGIAAGMQNTG